The Marinilongibacter aquaticus genome has a window encoding:
- a CDS encoding lysozyme inhibitor LprI family protein — protein MKKILYLLIFAISRCLGQTSTDGDIYVPIKISYLGYYRIDWEDSLSKDIWFKIMNYRLTNPSQFGEHKPSDPEEFKRRSNQLLFTRDSCEFVVKDYVRHVTDHAKSLFQNRFVFGEGAYYVQKGSGDRIRFRCVCLPAKMIAELSHGEQPNYRGYTIFLEPKPFVETFRRFKLDSLDLAEAPYFTIFPVDINPSFDCSKAVSPVEKAICRSAQLANLDRRLAAVYRKTLVSKANKVREDQRVWIEEREKACENKSNAEVTAILMGMYRQRIEELEE, from the coding sequence ATGAAAAAGATACTATACTTATTGATTTTTGCCATCAGTAGATGTTTGGGGCAAACATCTACTGATGGAGACATATATGTGCCCATAAAAATAAGTTATTTGGGGTATTACCGAATAGATTGGGAAGATTCTCTTAGTAAAGACATCTGGTTTAAGATTATGAATTATCGGCTTACCAACCCTAGTCAATTTGGGGAACATAAGCCAAGTGACCCTGAGGAATTTAAAAGGAGAAGCAATCAATTGCTGTTTACCCGGGATTCCTGTGAATTTGTGGTGAAGGATTATGTAAGGCATGTTACCGATCATGCTAAATCTCTTTTTCAAAACCGTTTTGTTTTTGGAGAAGGGGCATACTATGTCCAAAAGGGATCTGGTGATCGCATAAGATTCCGTTGCGTTTGTCTACCAGCTAAAATGATTGCAGAGTTGAGTCATGGAGAGCAGCCAAACTACCGTGGTTATACCATTTTCCTGGAGCCCAAGCCCTTTGTGGAAACCTTCCGGCGATTCAAGCTCGACTCCCTCGACTTGGCGGAGGCTCCTTATTTCACCATTTTTCCTGTGGATATCAATCCATCGTTTGATTGTTCGAAGGCAGTCTCCCCTGTAGAAAAAGCGATTTGCCGAAGTGCTCAACTAGCCAATTTGGACCGTAGGTTGGCGGCAGTCTATCGCAAAACCCTTGTTTCTAAGGCAAATAAAGTGAGAGAAGACCAAAGAGTCTGGATAGAAGAAAGAGAAAAAGCATGCGAAAACAAAAGCAATGCCGAAGTTACAGCCATACTTATGGGAATGTATAGGCAGCGTATTGAAGAGCTAGAAGAGTGA
- a CDS encoding alpha-ketoacid dehydrogenase subunit alpha/beta has product MLDTSDQQTFSSHFILDKDEILSDYKLAVTSREVSLLGRKDVFMGRGKFGIFGDGKEVAQIALSKVFRKGDFRSGYYRDQTLVAALGDLTWQQFFAQLYAHADIEHDVFSAGRSMNAHYGNRWVDSEGHWLRQTEHFNHVMDVSSTAGQIPRSVGLAFASKLYRQNGELKNMDGFSRNGNEICFATVGDASTSQGMFLESVNAAGVLQIPIIFSIWDDGYGISVPLEYQTTKQSISKALSGFQRNEDEEGLEIIRVKGWDYVALIEAYQKAARLARDQHIPCLVHVDELTQPQGHSASGSHERYKSKDRLAWEAKHDCNQKLREWILNEKIASEDELLQIEEEAKEEAKKARNDAWNAIRTPIQKELNEAISILELALKSTGQKNAVLNLKKELKGKQNPLRKDAIHTVKKLLRILAQENNAAISEAQEFITRNTKKGETQYNTFLYSEFETSPLKVEPVAPKYSSKPTLLSGHQIINRYFDGLLKHDPRVFAIGEDVGNIGDVNQGFAGLQAKHGKLRVDDTGIRETTIIGQGIGAAMRGLRPIVEVQYFDYIYYCLATLTDDLASLRYRTYGQQLAPLIVRTRGHRLEGIWHSGSPMAVMLHSLRGLHILVPRNFVQAAGLYNTLLAGDDPALMIEPLNAYRLKEKLPDNLDKIRIPLGQPDIIREGNDITIVTYGSMCNIVLSAAIELERVGIHAEVIDVQTLLPFDVNQSILTSLKKTSRIIFADEDMPGGASAYMMQQVIEAHGGYQFLDAKPTTISAKAHRPPYGSEGDYFTKPNEDDVFDAAYKIMQEAFPNQFK; this is encoded by the coding sequence ATGTTGGACACCTCGGATCAACAAACATTTTCTTCTCACTTTATCCTCGATAAAGATGAGATTCTTTCGGACTATAAATTGGCTGTAACCAGCCGTGAAGTGAGCCTCCTGGGGCGAAAAGATGTATTTATGGGCCGCGGCAAATTTGGGATTTTCGGCGACGGAAAAGAAGTAGCCCAAATTGCACTTTCTAAAGTTTTTCGTAAAGGCGATTTTCGATCGGGGTACTATCGAGATCAAACTCTTGTAGCCGCTTTGGGCGATCTTACATGGCAGCAGTTTTTTGCTCAGCTTTATGCCCATGCCGATATCGAGCATGATGTATTCTCTGCTGGAAGAAGCATGAACGCTCACTATGGCAACCGGTGGGTCGACAGCGAAGGCCACTGGCTTCGACAAACAGAGCACTTCAACCATGTCATGGATGTCTCGTCTACAGCTGGGCAAATACCCCGTTCTGTGGGCCTTGCCTTTGCCTCTAAACTTTACCGCCAAAATGGTGAGCTTAAGAATATGGATGGCTTTTCGCGAAATGGCAACGAAATTTGTTTTGCCACTGTGGGCGACGCCTCCACTTCTCAAGGTATGTTTCTCGAGTCAGTCAATGCCGCTGGCGTACTTCAAATTCCCATTATTTTTTCCATTTGGGATGACGGTTACGGTATCTCCGTACCCCTGGAATACCAAACCACAAAACAGAGTATTTCCAAAGCACTGTCTGGATTTCAGAGAAATGAAGACGAGGAAGGTTTGGAAATCATTCGTGTGAAAGGTTGGGATTACGTCGCTTTGATCGAAGCGTACCAAAAAGCGGCAAGGTTGGCACGCGACCAGCATATTCCTTGCCTTGTGCACGTAGACGAGCTCACACAACCTCAGGGACATTCGGCGAGTGGCTCACACGAAAGATACAAATCAAAAGATAGGCTCGCTTGGGAAGCTAAACACGATTGCAATCAGAAATTGAGAGAGTGGATTCTCAATGAGAAAATAGCGTCTGAAGACGAATTGCTTCAAATTGAAGAAGAAGCCAAAGAAGAGGCAAAAAAAGCACGCAATGACGCTTGGAATGCCATTCGTACCCCTATTCAAAAGGAACTCAACGAAGCCATAAGTATCCTTGAGCTTGCCCTGAAGTCTACCGGGCAAAAGAATGCGGTGCTCAATTTGAAGAAAGAACTGAAAGGAAAGCAAAATCCCTTGAGAAAGGATGCAATCCATACGGTAAAGAAACTCCTCCGTATTCTGGCTCAGGAAAACAACGCCGCCATTTCAGAAGCCCAAGAGTTCATTACTAGAAATACAAAAAAGGGCGAAACGCAATACAACACTTTCTTGTACAGTGAGTTCGAAACCTCTCCCTTAAAAGTAGAACCCGTAGCCCCAAAATATTCGAGCAAACCGACACTGCTCAGTGGACACCAAATTATCAATCGCTATTTCGACGGGCTTTTGAAACACGACCCAAGAGTTTTCGCAATCGGTGAAGATGTCGGCAATATTGGCGATGTCAACCAAGGCTTCGCCGGGCTTCAGGCTAAACACGGCAAATTGCGTGTAGATGATACCGGTATTCGTGAAACCACAATAATCGGACAGGGTATAGGTGCCGCCATGCGTGGCCTTCGGCCCATTGTTGAAGTACAATACTTCGACTACATCTATTATTGCTTAGCCACCCTAACTGATGATTTGGCTTCCCTACGTTATCGCACGTATGGACAGCAATTGGCTCCGCTCATCGTGCGTACTCGCGGCCACAGACTCGAAGGGATTTGGCATTCGGGTTCGCCCATGGCTGTGATGTTACACTCACTCAGAGGACTGCACATTTTGGTTCCGAGAAACTTTGTGCAAGCTGCTGGCCTTTACAATACACTATTGGCCGGCGATGATCCCGCCCTTATGATTGAGCCATTGAATGCTTATCGACTAAAAGAAAAATTACCGGATAATTTGGACAAAATTCGGATCCCGCTTGGGCAGCCGGATATCATTCGCGAAGGGAACGACATCACCATCGTAACGTACGGTTCAATGTGCAACATTGTCCTCTCTGCGGCAATTGAACTCGAAAGGGTTGGTATCCATGCAGAGGTGATCGATGTGCAAACCTTACTGCCTTTTGATGTAAACCAAAGCATTCTCACCTCTTTGAAAAAAACAAGTCGCATCATCTTTGCAGATGAAGACATGCCGGGTGGAGCTTCGGCTTACATGATGCAACAAGTGATTGAAGCACATGGTGGTTATCAATTCCTTGATGCTAAGCCCACTACCATCTCGGCCAAGGCTCACCGCCCGCCGTATGGCTCAGAAGGTGATTACTTTACAAAACCCAATGAAGATGATGTCTTCGATGCGGCCTACAAAATCATGCAGGAGGCTTTCCCAAATCAATTCAAATAA
- a CDS encoding phosphoribosylanthranilate isomerase has translation MKTALTWKVCGMREPQNISEVLRLEPDFLGFIFFEKSPRFVGQGFDLNEFDWNEHTQKVGVFVNQEEEVLSIARRQHLDFVQLHGAESPAFCKAVKEAGYGVLKAFSVDEDFDFALCDPYQEVCDFFLFDTKLPGAYGGHGQRFDWGLLEKYKGDRPFWLAGGIAPNTLKEVGNLKHPKFAGIDVNSKFEISPALKHITLLEEVKAFLSMTRSE, from the coding sequence ATGAAAACAGCATTGACTTGGAAAGTATGTGGCATGCGTGAACCTCAGAACATTTCGGAGGTATTGCGGCTCGAGCCGGATTTTCTGGGTTTTATTTTCTTTGAAAAATCGCCACGTTTTGTTGGTCAAGGTTTCGACTTGAATGAATTCGATTGGAATGAACACACCCAAAAGGTAGGCGTTTTTGTAAATCAAGAAGAAGAGGTACTGAGCATAGCCCGTCGGCAGCACTTGGATTTTGTGCAATTGCACGGAGCTGAATCCCCGGCTTTTTGCAAGGCAGTAAAAGAAGCAGGTTATGGTGTATTGAAAGCCTTTTCAGTAGATGAGGATTTTGATTTTGCTTTGTGCGATCCATACCAAGAAGTCTGTGATTTTTTCCTTTTCGATACGAAATTACCGGGAGCCTATGGTGGGCATGGTCAGCGTTTTGATTGGGGGCTTCTTGAAAAGTATAAGGGTGACCGACCTTTTTGGTTGGCTGGGGGCATTGCTCCCAATACCTTGAAAGAGGTGGGCAACCTAAAACATCCTAAATTTGCGGGAATTGATGTGAACAGTAAATTTGAAATTTCGCCCGCATTAAAGCACATTACTTTGCTGGAAGAGGTGAAGGCTTTTCTATCGATGACGAGGAGCGAATGA
- a CDS encoding DUF6089 family protein, with translation MKKGLLAFLFVLFLASYSAQAQDTCKVCKPFPWEIGIPIGFTQYLGDVHCSMPYAAGNRLIGGLFARRHFGDYFALRPQVLVGGLAGDDFSHPDGYWDYRGLSFKTPLVEASILGELYPFKDRKFTCDGLTRKTIAPYLFAGIGAAYTNPKVTSSTTTTFPALPRDLAADAENLKKWTAVIPFGVGAKWNLAEKFTLGVEAGYRVAFSDYLDGISMAGNSDRNDGYFVGLLTGSFRFGDKDSDKDGTVDKCDLCENTPGLRKFQGCPDTDGDGVPDNVDACPTVAGSMLLGGCPDTDGDGVADKDDACPTVYGLVSLNGCPDRDGDGVADKDDQCPDVMGSVEHQGCPDSDGDGVPDSEDKCPNAQGPASSNGCPDADGDGVADIDDECMKVSGTAEGCPDSDGDGVADIHDLCPELAGLASNDGCPAEYVNGVAPFKGYRTTSGCEISAEELDALNHAAQQIEFYNGSSRLRPASIKALQGVCDILSRCSDASIHINAYNDGNATAANVRLAKLRASAISKYFMQKKCVAKAKVSSDGFGDEDTATYYTNAEGKRTGTRVEFILK, from the coding sequence ATGAAAAAAGGTTTATTAGCTTTTCTCTTCGTACTTTTTCTAGCCAGCTATAGTGCTCAAGCTCAGGATACTTGTAAAGTATGTAAGCCGTTTCCTTGGGAAATTGGAATCCCGATCGGTTTTACACAGTATTTGGGCGATGTACACTGTAGCATGCCTTACGCCGCTGGTAATAGGCTGATTGGTGGTCTTTTTGCTCGGAGACATTTCGGTGACTATTTCGCCCTTCGTCCGCAAGTACTTGTAGGAGGCTTGGCTGGAGACGATTTTTCGCATCCTGATGGTTATTGGGATTACCGCGGTTTGAGCTTCAAAACTCCTTTGGTGGAAGCTTCGATTCTCGGTGAATTGTATCCCTTCAAAGACCGTAAGTTTACCTGCGATGGGCTGACTAGAAAAACAATTGCCCCTTACCTTTTTGCAGGTATTGGAGCAGCCTACACAAATCCAAAAGTAACTTCAAGCACCACAACAACTTTCCCTGCCTTACCTAGAGATTTGGCTGCGGATGCGGAAAACTTGAAAAAATGGACTGCCGTTATTCCTTTCGGAGTAGGGGCTAAATGGAACCTAGCCGAAAAATTCACATTGGGTGTAGAAGCCGGTTATCGCGTAGCGTTCTCTGACTACCTCGACGGTATCAGCATGGCGGGTAACAGCGATCGTAACGACGGTTATTTCGTCGGTTTGTTGACGGGTTCGTTCCGATTTGGAGATAAAGACAGTGATAAAGACGGTACAGTTGATAAATGTGACCTTTGCGAAAACACGCCTGGTCTTCGCAAGTTCCAAGGTTGTCCAGATACGGATGGCGACGGCGTACCGGATAATGTAGATGCTTGCCCCACTGTAGCAGGTTCAATGCTTTTGGGTGGTTGTCCGGATACGGATGGCGACGGTGTGGCCGATAAAGACGATGCTTGCCCGACTGTTTATGGTTTGGTTTCTTTGAACGGTTGCCCGGATAGAGACGGTGACGGTGTGGCCGATAAAGATGATCAGTGCCCAGATGTAATGGGTTCTGTAGAGCATCAAGGTTGTCCTGATTCTGACGGCGACGGTGTGCCAGATAGCGAGGATAAATGTCCAAATGCTCAAGGGCCAGCCTCTTCAAATGGCTGCCCAGATGCAGACGGTGACGGTGTAGCCGATATCGATGACGAATGTATGAAGGTTTCGGGTACTGCTGAAGGCTGCCCAGATTCTGACGGCGACGGCGTAGCGGATATTCACGACCTTTGTCCTGAGTTGGCCGGTTTGGCTAGCAATGATGGCTGCCCTGCTGAATATGTGAATGGTGTGGCTCCTTTTAAAGGATACAGAACAACCAGCGGATGCGAGATTTCTGCTGAAGAGTTGGATGCTTTGAATCATGCGGCTCAACAGATCGAGTTTTACAATGGCTCAAGCAGATTGCGTCCGGCTTCAATAAAAGCTTTGCAAGGTGTGTGTGATATCTTGTCAAGATGTTCAGATGCTTCAATTCATATCAATGCCTACAACGACGGTAACGCTACTGCGGCCAACGTACGTTTGGCGAAGTTGAGAGCCAGTGCGATTTCAAAATACTTTATGCAGAAAAAATGTGTGGCTAAAGCCAAGGTCTCTTCTGACGGTTTTGGAGATGAAGACACTGCCACGTATTACACAAACGCTGAAGGGAAGCGTACAGGAACTAGAGTAGAATTTATCTTGAAATAA
- a CDS encoding M28 family peptidase, producing MIKGLYWINLFVLLLLSSFIHIQTDPQSVFAAIASNVDKKGMAYENLQAASVEIGHRLTGSENGKKAEQMAYDLFEKYGLKNTQFIPFEVSSWSREQVSLKIVPDQSDNFRDVEVVSLAHSPIAANVSGKIIDCKDGLESDFEDVGDSLSGNIALFNVDVRYDKNKGKPNLHRSEKTALAIKNGAAAVILVNRVKGGVLLTGTASVTGDLIAIPAVCVSLESGRAIRKWIRDEKNIMAQIDMTNHFEPVRARNVAAKYNGKLKKETIVVGAHLDSWDLAQGAIDNGLGAFSVIDIARVFKDLKLKTKRPIQFVLFMGEEEGLLGSKAYLDYLKKTGDIENVAMMVNLDMVNDCSGFNAFGDEKMKSLVEKYGKEIQDFDPNYKNKNYNSAGLHSDHQVFMTAGVPICTPTGHLSPSAINCYHADCDKIDLVNKSEINNNVKYTAMMLYELANSHKLPAKKNSEETRDYLIAQHLKEALILGKEWLWEE from the coding sequence ATGATCAAAGGTCTTTACTGGATAAACCTTTTCGTGCTTCTTCTCCTTTCTTCGTTTATTCATATTCAAACGGATCCACAAAGCGTATTCGCAGCAATCGCTTCAAACGTAGACAAGAAAGGGATGGCCTACGAAAACCTGCAAGCGGCCAGCGTGGAAATTGGCCACAGGCTGACGGGTTCAGAAAATGGCAAAAAAGCCGAGCAAATGGCCTATGATCTGTTCGAAAAATACGGATTGAAAAACACACAATTCATCCCTTTTGAAGTCAGCTCTTGGTCTCGCGAGCAAGTGAGCCTGAAAATTGTACCCGACCAAAGCGACAATTTCCGCGATGTGGAAGTGGTAAGTTTGGCCCATTCGCCTATTGCGGCCAATGTAAGCGGCAAAATTATCGACTGTAAAGATGGTTTGGAAAGCGATTTCGAAGATGTGGGCGATAGTCTATCCGGAAATATCGCCCTTTTCAATGTCGATGTGCGGTATGATAAAAATAAAGGAAAACCCAATTTGCACAGGTCTGAAAAGACGGCTTTGGCCATAAAAAACGGAGCGGCGGCCGTGATTCTTGTCAATAGGGTAAAAGGGGGGGTATTGCTTACGGGTACGGCCTCTGTAACTGGCGATTTAATTGCCATTCCCGCTGTATGTGTTTCGTTGGAAAGCGGTCGGGCAATTCGTAAATGGATTCGTGACGAGAAGAACATCATGGCTCAAATCGACATGACCAATCATTTTGAACCCGTGAGAGCCCGAAACGTAGCTGCCAAATACAATGGCAAATTGAAAAAGGAAACTATCGTCGTGGGTGCCCACCTCGACTCTTGGGACTTGGCCCAAGGAGCCATCGACAATGGTTTGGGAGCCTTTTCGGTTATCGATATTGCCCGTGTATTCAAAGATTTGAAACTCAAAACCAAAAGGCCGATCCAATTTGTGTTGTTCATGGGTGAAGAAGAAGGGCTTTTAGGCTCGAAAGCCTATTTGGATTACCTGAAAAAAACGGGCGATATCGAGAATGTAGCCATGATGGTCAACCTCGATATGGTGAACGATTGCTCTGGATTTAATGCATTTGGTGACGAAAAAATGAAAAGCTTGGTCGAAAAATACGGAAAGGAAATCCAAGATTTCGACCCCAATTACAAAAACAAAAATTACAATTCGGCGGGCTTGCACAGCGATCATCAGGTCTTCATGACAGCCGGAGTGCCCATCTGCACGCCCACTGGACATTTGAGCCCATCGGCAATCAATTGCTACCATGCCGACTGCGATAAGATTGATCTGGTAAATAAATCGGAAATAAACAACAATGTAAAATACACAGCGATGATGCTGTACGAATTGGCCAATAGCCACAAGCTGCCAGCCAAGAAGAACAGTGAAGAAACACGAGATTATTTAATTGCACAACATTTAAAAGAAGCACTGATTTTAGGTAAAGAATGGCTTTGGGAAGAATAA
- a CDS encoding YifB family Mg chelatase-like AAA ATPase, protein MLATTFGAAVYGVEAKLITVEVSLIKGAGISVVGLPDNAVKESLQRIDAALKNGGYTQDRKKTVINLAPADLRKEGSAYDLPIALCLINISCGVVFEKEISEYVILGELALDGSLRPIKGVLPIAIEARKEGKRGFILPKENASEASIVNNLDVIGVDSLQEAVDFLKGTLEIKPLITDTRDIFFHSLNDYEADFSHVQGQENIKRALEIAAAGGHNVIMIGPPGAGKTMLAKRLPSILPPLTLMEALETTKIHSVAGKLGNRATLIARRPYRSPHHTISDSALVGGGSYPQPGEISLAHNGVLFLDELPEFKRTVLEVMRQPLEERKVSISRSRMSVDFPSSFMLVASMNPCPCGYYNHPDKDCTCPPGAVEKYLNRVSGPLLDRIDLHVEVTPVSFDQISSTRKNESSEEIRTRVTEARERQVERFKKHSEIYCNAMMPAEMVKEVCQISEPGKALLKRAMERLGLSARAYDRILKVSRTIADLAGTENIQNEQLAEAIQYRSLDRENWAG, encoded by the coding sequence ATGCTTGCAACCACATTTGGAGCTGCGGTCTATGGCGTCGAGGCCAAACTGATCACTGTTGAAGTCAGCTTAATCAAAGGGGCGGGAATCAGTGTCGTGGGCCTACCCGACAATGCCGTGAAAGAAAGTCTTCAGCGTATCGACGCTGCCTTGAAAAATGGAGGATATACCCAAGACCGAAAAAAGACCGTAATCAATCTGGCCCCAGCCGATCTACGCAAAGAGGGCTCGGCATACGACCTGCCCATCGCTCTTTGCCTGATCAATATTTCATGTGGGGTCGTTTTCGAAAAGGAAATTTCGGAGTATGTTATATTGGGCGAATTGGCCCTTGATGGCTCTCTCAGACCAATCAAAGGGGTATTGCCCATTGCTATCGAAGCTCGAAAAGAAGGAAAAAGGGGGTTTATCCTGCCCAAAGAAAACGCCAGCGAAGCTTCGATTGTAAACAACCTGGACGTCATTGGCGTCGACAGCCTTCAAGAAGCTGTGGATTTCCTGAAAGGTACTTTAGAAATCAAACCTTTGATCACCGACACCCGAGATATTTTCTTCCATAGCCTCAACGATTACGAAGCAGATTTTTCGCATGTGCAAGGACAGGAAAACATAAAGCGTGCTCTTGAAATTGCCGCAGCCGGAGGGCACAATGTCATCATGATCGGCCCTCCAGGTGCCGGAAAAACCATGTTGGCCAAACGCCTGCCTTCCATTCTTCCTCCTTTAACGCTGATGGAAGCCTTGGAAACAACCAAAATCCATTCTGTAGCGGGAAAGCTTGGCAACAGGGCCACCCTCATTGCTCGACGTCCCTACCGCAGCCCGCACCATACCATATCCGATTCTGCCTTGGTGGGCGGTGGCTCGTATCCGCAGCCGGGCGAAATCTCTTTGGCTCACAACGGTGTTTTGTTCTTGGATGAATTGCCCGAGTTCAAACGCACGGTCCTCGAGGTTATGAGGCAGCCCTTGGAAGAACGCAAAGTGAGTATTTCCAGATCGCGAATGAGTGTCGACTTCCCCTCCAGTTTTATGTTGGTGGCCAGCATGAACCCCTGTCCATGCGGATATTACAATCATCCAGACAAAGATTGCACCTGTCCGCCAGGAGCCGTAGAAAAGTACCTCAATCGGGTATCGGGTCCTCTACTCGACCGCATCGACTTGCACGTAGAAGTCACACCAGTAAGTTTTGATCAAATCTCGTCGACAAGAAAAAACGAGAGCTCCGAAGAAATACGGACACGCGTTACCGAGGCTCGAGAAAGACAAGTCGAGCGGTTCAAAAAACACAGCGAGATCTATTGCAATGCCATGATGCCTGCGGAAATGGTCAAGGAAGTTTGTCAAATTTCGGAGCCCGGCAAAGCCCTGCTCAAACGAGCAATGGAACGTTTGGGTCTTTCGGCCCGGGCCTATGACCGCATTTTGAAAGTGAGCCGTACCATTGCCGACTTGGCCGGAACGGAAAACATCCAAAACGAACAATTGGCCGAAGCCATTCAATACCGCAGTTTGGACAGAGAAAATTGGGCTGGGTAG
- the trpC gene encoding indole-3-glycerol phosphate synthase TrpC: protein MNILDKIIANKREQIFRIKSIIPITELANSENYGRTGNSLKEALTKKGSSGIIAEFKRKSPSKGSIKANANVEQIIAGYANSGAAAVSILTDSDFFGGSKDDLILARKKHPELPILRKDFMIDTYQLHEAKSWGADAILLIAAVLSPEKIIEMGEKAHELGLEVLLEVHDFEELQNSPLEFVDLVGVNNRNLKNFSESNINASLGLYEHIPSDKVKISESCISEPERVVELKKLGYNGFLIGEPFMKAEDPSQTLANYVEAIKG from the coding sequence ATGAATATTCTGGATAAAATTATTGCGAATAAAAGGGAGCAGATTTTTAGAATCAAATCCATTATTCCCATAACAGAACTGGCCAATTCTGAAAACTATGGACGGACAGGAAACTCTTTGAAAGAAGCTTTGACCAAGAAAGGTTCTTCTGGAATTATCGCTGAGTTCAAAAGGAAATCGCCCTCAAAGGGCAGCATCAAAGCCAACGCAAACGTAGAGCAAATAATTGCGGGTTATGCAAATTCTGGAGCTGCGGCGGTGAGTATACTTACGGATTCGGATTTTTTCGGTGGTTCGAAGGACGATTTGATTTTGGCGAGGAAAAAGCATCCCGAATTGCCAATTCTCCGCAAGGATTTCATGATAGACACCTATCAGTTGCACGAAGCCAAATCCTGGGGAGCCGATGCGATCCTTTTGATCGCGGCTGTGCTTTCTCCAGAGAAAATCATTGAAATGGGGGAAAAGGCACACGAGTTGGGACTGGAAGTGCTGTTGGAAGTGCATGATTTTGAAGAATTGCAAAACAGCCCTTTGGAATTTGTTGATTTGGTGGGAGTGAACAACCGCAATTTGAAAAACTTTTCAGAGAGCAACATCAATGCTTCTCTTGGTTTGTACGAGCATATTCCATCGGATAAAGTGAAAATTTCAGAGAGCTGCATCAGCGAGCCCGAACGTGTAGTCGAATTGAAAAAACTGGGCTACAATGGATTTTTGATTGGAGAACCCTTCATGAAAGCGGAAGACCCCTCGCAGACTTTAGCCAATTATGTAGAAGCGATAAAAGGATGA
- a CDS encoding DUF1573 domain-containing protein, whose amino-acid sequence MKKLLFTFIAMIAFVAATHAQGVLKFETDSHDFGEVSEGPVARYSFKVTNTGTAPVVISSARASCGCTTPDWSKDPIMPGASSEIKVGYNTQGRIGPFHKTITVTSNAENGTVVLSIDGKVKKKEQ is encoded by the coding sequence ATGAAAAAGTTGCTTTTTACATTTATCGCCATGATTGCGTTTGTTGCGGCAACCCATGCACAGGGTGTTTTGAAATTTGAAACCGATTCGCATGATTTCGGCGAAGTGAGCGAAGGGCCGGTAGCTCGTTATTCTTTCAAGGTAACCAACACAGGTACAGCACCAGTGGTGATTTCTTCTGCAAGAGCATCGTGCGGATGTACCACTCCAGATTGGAGCAAAGATCCTATCATGCCGGGTGCTTCAAGTGAAATAAAAGTGGGATACAATACACAAGGAAGAATCGGGCCTTTTCATAAAACCATTACTGTAACTAGCAATGCCGAAAACGGTACCGTGGTTTTGAGCATCGACGGAAAAGTGAAGAAAAAAGAGCAATAA